The genome window TGTAGCTGCGGGTATAGTAAGTCTCGTTGACGATCTTTGCGAAGTCGCAACCCTTGTCGATGAAGTCGCCTACTGCGTTCATGGTGCGCTTGCTGGTGCAGCTGAACTTGAAGGCGCCGGTGTCGTGAACGATGCCCAGGTACATGCAGTTGGCGGCATTCTTGCTTACCTTGTTTTTATCCAGCTGGAAGAACAGAACTTCGCTGGCGGAACTTGCTTCCGGTTCCACGATGTTCACGTTGCAGAGGTTCAGGGGGTTGCTAATATGATGGTCGATGTTGCAGGTGAACTTTGCCTTGGCGAGACATTCCGCACCCTTGGCGCCACAGCGTTCGAAGCTGGGGGTGTCCATCAAAAATGCCAGATCCACATCGCGGCCGTCGTATTCCGGCAAAGTCTTGTCTGAACCGTTCAGTAGACGGTAACTGTCGGGAAAACCTTCCACGAAAACGGTGGCGTCGATTTGCGGGTAGTTATCCTTGATGTAGTTGTAAAGACCCAGGGTAGAACCGATGCAGTCTCCGTCGGGGCGGACATGTCCAAAAATCGCAACGGTACTTGCCTTCTCGAGCATTTCGTCAATCGTCATAAGAACCTTCTTTTTTAAGATATATAGCAAAATGTTTAGGAAATATTTAACTCCGCTAAAAACCCCTACCGCTTTTGCGGCAGGGGCTTTTTCGTATAAGGATTTTAGTGGAATTATTCCTGCATAATGGGGATGGAGAAATTATCTTGCAGGTATTTAATCATATCCTTTTT of Fibrobacter sp. UWR4 contains these proteins:
- a CDS encoding bifunctional oligoribonuclease/PAP phosphatase NrnA, whose product is MTIDEMLEKASTVAIFGHVRPDGDCIGSTLGLYNYIKDNYPQIDATVFVEGFPDSYRLLNGSDKTLPEYDGRDVDLAFLMDTPSFERCGAKGAECLAKAKFTCNIDHHISNPLNLCNVNIVEPEASSASEVLFFQLDKNKVSKNAANCMYLGIVHDTGAFKFSCTSKRTMNAVGDFIDKGCDFAKIVNETYYTRSYKQTLITGFALEKSKLALDGKVVYSFVTQADMDRYDVKPFEMGTVVDTLREVSGTEVTVFLYPVNGKYKISMRSNYYVDVNKVVSNFGGGGHVRAAGGDTELDPEVAIEKIIDLIKEQM